A part of Candidatus Poribacteria bacterium genomic DNA contains:
- a CDS encoding tetratricopeptide repeat protein: MRFRFFILASLVLTLASVLGCGQKPTITPADVTDTPEYNYNIGMRYLKAGDLEKALASFERAKGLDPDYAPAYEGIGLVKLAQNDLKGAMEYFRKSAKKDKHYAPAYVGMGRVYLAQGKPNSARDRFLKARDVNPDYADAYYYMGLSYMREHKFDDAERWFYQALEKNPAHADADRMWEKADKIKRAAPGTKHGEEICLKDTISRADFCALLIEELKLDRLMVQGKVQEEPESRRNVPDLVDIGGHWAEKYIRTVVEMGVMMQFPDHTFRPDDPMRRVDLAVAVQNILVATTGEEKLKTRFVGSPSPFPDVPSGSYGYNAILLVSTRGILSADVKTGEFHPNDPISGADALLALRKLMAILAR, translated from the coding sequence ATGAGGTTCAGGTTTTTCATATTAGCATCACTCGTTTTAACGTTGGCATCCGTCCTGGGATGCGGACAGAAGCCGACCATAACCCCTGCGGATGTCACGGATACGCCGGAGTATAACTACAACATCGGGATGAGATATCTCAAAGCTGGCGATCTCGAAAAGGCCCTGGCCTCTTTCGAGCGCGCTAAAGGGCTCGACCCGGATTACGCCCCGGCGTATGAGGGGATAGGGCTCGTCAAACTCGCTCAAAACGACCTAAAGGGGGCGATGGAGTACTTCCGGAAGAGCGCGAAGAAGGACAAGCACTATGCCCCGGCATATGTCGGCATGGGGAGGGTATACCTCGCCCAGGGCAAGCCCAACTCGGCCCGCGATAGATTCCTCAAGGCACGCGACGTCAATCCCGACTACGCGGACGCCTACTACTACATGGGGCTCTCATACATGCGGGAGCATAAGTTCGACGACGCCGAGAGGTGGTTCTATCAGGCCCTGGAGAAGAACCCGGCTCACGCCGATGCCGATAGGATGTGGGAGAAGGCGGATAAGATCAAACGGGCTGCACCGGGAACCAAGCACGGTGAGGAGATCTGCCTCAAGGATACCATCTCAAGGGCCGATTTCTGTGCTCTGCTGATCGAGGAGCTGAAGCTGGATAGGTTGATGGTACAGGGCAAAGTGCAGGAGGAGCCCGAATCGCGGAGGAACGTCCCCGACCTTGTCGATATCGGCGGCCATTGGGCCGAGAAATACATACGAACTGTCGTGGAGATGGGAGTTATGATGCAGTTCCCCGACCACACGTTCCGTCCCGACGATCCGATGAGAAGGGTTGACCTCGCCGTGGCCGTCCAGAACATCCTCGTCGCGACGACGGGCGAGGAGAAGCTGAAGACCAGGTTCGTCGGCAGCCCATCGCCCTTCCCCGACGTGCCATCGGGAAGCTACGGCTACAATGCCATATTGCTCGTCTCGACCCGGGGAATACTCAGCGCGGATGTGAAGACGGGGGAGTTTCATCCTAACGATCCGATCTCCGGCGCGGACGCCCTTCTGGCCTTGAGGAAGCTGATGGCGATCTTGGCACGCTGA
- a CDS encoding DUF4384 domain-containing protein → MRIKVIFVILPFLLLISTLTAVSDEFEGAVEKLVADLSEKAGVGGRPMRVSVGNFTYGETKFASAFAYFLQRQLEDAISGLKSFELLDRRELDRILKELDLSLSDLFDPETAPPIGKLKGLEAILTGSYAIWGDTVRVSACLVKVGTTRKFTCSTSIPMRSIPENVRIKPERFDQAVSDEKLLKPEKSEDEGKGLKVKVWVDRGEGGTYAAGERLFILFRANMDCYVKIYDIPAGGKPRLIFPNRWHADNRVKGDKVYRIPEGDYGFDLIVTEPFGPETLLAVASTHQFPDIEEELKLARSKPFPEVEESARSLSVKLRGLIPVPKSLIAQTICTFTTVPKIVK, encoded by the coding sequence ATGAGGATAAAGGTTATTTTCGTTATTCTGCCGTTTCTCCTCTTGATCTCGACCTTAACTGCGGTATCGGATGAGTTTGAGGGAGCTGTCGAGAAGCTCGTGGCCGATCTCTCGGAGAAGGCCGGCGTAGGCGGCCGACCGATGAGGGTGTCCGTGGGGAACTTCACCTACGGTGAGACCAAATTCGCAAGCGCCTTCGCCTACTTCCTCCAACGCCAACTCGAGGACGCGATAAGCGGGTTGAAATCCTTCGAGCTGCTGGATAGAAGGGAACTCGACAGGATACTTAAGGAGCTCGACCTCTCGCTCTCCGATCTCTTCGATCCCGAGACCGCGCCGCCGATCGGCAAGTTGAAAGGGTTGGAGGCAATCCTGACCGGCTCCTATGCCATCTGGGGGGATACCGTCAGGGTAAGCGCGTGCCTGGTGAAGGTCGGCACCACGCGGAAGTTCACCTGTTCGACTTCCATCCCTATGAGATCCATCCCTGAAAACGTCCGGATAAAACCCGAAAGGTTCGATCAGGCGGTGAGCGATGAGAAGCTCCTCAAACCTGAGAAAAGTGAGGATGAGGGGAAGGGCCTTAAGGTGAAGGTGTGGGTTGACAGGGGCGAAGGGGGGACCTACGCCGCGGGGGAAAGGCTGTTCATCCTGTTCAGGGCGAACATGGACTGCTACGTCAAGATCTACGATATCCCCGCGGGCGGGAAGCCCAGGTTGATCTTCCCTAACCGATGGCACGCGGATAACAGGGTCAAGGGGGACAAGGTGTACCGGATACCGGAGGGGGATTACGGGTTCGATCTCATCGTGACCGAGCCGTTCGGCCCTGAGACGCTCCTGGCGGTCGCGAGCACGCATCAGTTCCCCGACATCGAGGAGGAGCTCAAACTGGCCCGAAGTAAACCGTTCCCCGAGGTGGAGGAGTCCGCCAGAAGCCTGAGCGTCAAACTGCGGGGTCTGATCCCCGTCCCGAAATCCCTGATCGCCCAGACGATCTGCACCTTCACGACGGTGCCGAAAATCGTGAAATAA